Part of the Candidatus Nanopelagicales bacterium genome is shown below.
ACCGACTCAGCTGTAACAATGTGTTCGCGCGCTGCTTCTAACCATTGCTGACAATGGGCAGCGAGCAATTCCCCGCGTTCCCACAGTGCAAGTGAAGCCTCAAGGGTGTGGCCACCTGATTCAAGATTCGCTACGACTCCGGCGAGTTCATCGCGAGCCTCTTCGAAGGTCAACTTTGTTATGTCTGTGGGCTTGCTCATGTTTCCTCCGTTGAATCGTCAACTCGTTGGGTTTCAAAGGCACCTTGGGCAACTCGGACGCGAATGAAATCTCCAGGTGCAGTTGTGGCTGCATCGCGAATGATTTCTCCATCCGCATTGGTCACAATGGCGTAGCCGCGTTCCAGTGTTGCTGCTGGAGAAAGTGCTCGCACACGAGCAGTGAGATGTTCAAGATCACGAAGTCCGGCTTCAATTAAATGGTTCACACGTGTGCGAATGCGACGCAAGTTTTCCGAGGCGCTTTGTGATTCTCGATCAAGGCGATTCTTTAAAACCGAGGTTGAACGATGACGAAAAGCTTGAACAATGCCGAATTGTTCTTGCCAGGAAGGCACGATGCGCTTTGCGGCATCGGTTGGAGTTGAGGCGCGCAAGTCAGCCACAAGATCAAGTAATGGTGTGTCTTGTTCATGGCCGATGGCAGAAACTATGGGGGTACGTGCTGCCGAAGCTGCGCGTACTAATGCTTCGTTACTAAAGGGCAAGAGATCTTCAACGCTTCCACCGCCACGGGCAATCACAATCACATCAACATCGTCGATCGCATCAAGTTCAACGAGTGCGTCGGTAACAGCGGTGACTGCTTGGACTCCTTGCACCGCAACCTCGCGCACTTCGAATGGAATTCCAGGCCAGCGGTCATCCACGTTGACTAATACATCGTGCATCGCGGCGCTGTTGCGTCCGCAAATTAATCCGATGCGACGTGGAAGGAAAGGCAGTGTTTGCTTACGGTCGGGCGAGAACAGGCCCTCTGCAGTTAATAGGTGCTTCAAGCGTTCAAGTTGCTCAAGCAGCGCGCCTAGGCCCACGGGGCGAATTTCTTTGGCGCGAAATTGCAGGCTGCCTCTGCCGGTCCAATACTCAGGCTTGGCATAGACAACAATGCGTTGGCCTTGGGCAAGCGGTGGCTCAACGCTCCCAACCAGTGCGGCATCGGCCACGATCGTGAGAGACATATCAACATCGGGGTCGCGCAGGGTCAGATAGATATTGCGAGCACCCGGGCGCGGGCGAAATTCGGCAACTTGGCCATCTATCCAGATCGGGCCAAGACGCCCAACCCATTCACCAACCAGCCGGGAGACCGTGCGAACCGGTGCCGGGTGTTCAGCGGAGGAGTCAAGGGCCACGGGTGCAGCGTATGTGTTGTGACCGACGTCGGGCACCTACGATGAGTGCTATGTCGAGCACAAAGCGCGTTCTTTTGGCGGCCCCACGCGGATACTGCGCTGGCGTTGACCGGGCGGTGACCACTGTTGAAAACGCCCTCGATACCTATGGCGCTCCTGTATATGTGCGCAAAGAAATTGTTCATAACAAATATGTAGTGAAGTCACTTGAAAATCGTGGCGCGATTTTCGTTGACGAACTCGATGAAGTTCCTGAAGGCGCCAATGTCGTGTTCTCAGCGCACGGAGTATCGCCTACTGTGCATGTTGAAGCATCGGATAGAAACCTCAATGCGATTGATGCAACATGCCCGCTGGTCACCAAAGTGCATGCGGAAGCGCGACGCTTCGCTGCAGAGGGCTACCAAATCATTTTGATCGGTCATGAAGGTCATGAAGAAGTTGTCGGGACTACTGGCGAAGCTCCTGACGTCATCACACTTGTGCAAGATCCCAAAGAAGCTGCGGTCGTAAACTTGAGTGCAGATGACAAGTTGATTTGGTTGTCGCAAACAACTCTTTCCGTTGACGAGACGATTGCAACTGTCGATGTATTGCAGAATCGCTTTCCTAACTTGGTGAGCCCACCAAGCGATGACATTTGCTATGCGACACAAAATCGCCAAGCGGCCGTAAAAGCCATTGCGCCAAAGTGTGAAGTGGTGATTGTTGTTGGCTCGGGTAACTCGTCAAATTCTGTTCGTCTTGCTGAGGTTGCCGTCGAAGCAGGCGCAAAAAGCTCATATCGAGTCGATGGTGCTGATGAGCTTGATGAATCGTGGTTTACCAATGCGACAACGGTTGGTCTCACAAGTGGAGCATCCGTTCCAGAAATCTTGGTTCAAGATGTCATTGCCTGGCTTGCCGAACGTGGGTTTGGTGAGCTTGAAGAAGTCACAACCACGGTGGAGAAGTTGGTGTTTGCGTTACCGCCAGAGTTGCGTCGGGATATGAAAGCCCAAGCGAACTAACGCATCAGCTAAGACTATAAAAAAATTAGCGGCGCGAGCGCACAACAACTACAGCAAGGGCTGCAAGCGTGGTGCCAATAATCCAGAACCAGTTGTCAGCCAATGTGGTGAACGCATTGACGAATGCAGAAATGACAGCGCCGCCTGCGCGACTTTGACCTAATTGACCAACAGTCAAAGCAGCAATGCCGTATGCAATTGGTGGAGCAATAACAGCGACGCTGGCATCACTGACTCGCACCTTCACTGCGCAATAGATCGATGCCACGACAAACACAATGCCGGTGAGCCAGCCAAGGCCAGTGCCGCTGATGAATGAATCAAGGAATCCGGCGATCACCGTTGAACCGATCACCAGCACATAGACGCCAAGTGGGTTCAGGCCTGGATCGTTGCGGCGCGACTTGCTCATCGGCGCTTCCTTCATTTGGTCACTGCGCTGGCTGGTGACCTGCTCGGGTTCGCTCGTAATTGGGGAAGCAAACATTGCTTCTGAAGTATGAATGACGGCATCAGCAGGAGCCACAGGCGCATCAGCGGATTCTCGTTCGATTTCTTCGGCAATGACTGGCAGAGCAGCAGTGCCCTGCGCTCCGACAGTGCGCAGGTGTGCGGCTTCGGATCGGCTCAGTGCTGGAAGAGCAGTAGTTGCCGTTTCAGCGCCCACACTTCGAAATAGACGCCCGGTGTCAGCCTTTGGGCTACTGATTACTGGTGGGGCTGCGGGTGGAGTTACGGGAACAAATGGCGCTTCTTCAACGATGACGATGACTTCTTCTTCATCGGGCGCTACCGCAGGTGCGGGCGTAGATGGGCGAAAGAGCGCGCTGTAGGCGTCGTCTTCAGCGGGATCGCTGAATTGGCTTTCGTCCATCACCCCTTCAGGGTACTCAACTCACATCCGCAATGAGCTCAGGCGCGGTGAGCGGCCGGGTCGTGGTGTGCAGCAATGTTGGGGCCTGGAGCTCTGCATCTCCTGTGCCAAGTTCACCAAACTGGCGCGCGGTGACAAGTACGCGGGATTCCAGTGATCCGATGGCCTTGTTGTACTGGGCCACCGCTGAGTCCAATGAGTTGCCGACCTTGGCGAAGTGTGAAGCCATCGTGACTAAACGACGATGCAGTTCAACGCCGAGCACTCGAATTTCTTCAGCATGTTCAGCGAGTTGTTCTTGGCGCCATGTGAGTGAGACAGTGCGCAGAAGTGCGAACAAGGTAGTTGGTGTTGCCGGAACGATGTTGCGCTCAAATGCATAGTCCAATAAATCTGGACGCATCTGCAATGCGGTTTCGAGCAAAGCTTCTGAAGGTAAGAACATCACGACAAATTCAGCGTTGTTGGGAACCAAGCGTTGATAGTCACGTGCTTTCAAGGCATCGATGTGACGAATCACTGCAGCAGCATGTTGTTGCAGTCGCAATTGCAAGCTTGCTTCGTCAGTTGTCTGCTCTGCTTCAAGAAAAGCAGCAAGCGGAACTTTCGCGTCGATGACCACACTTCGATCCCCTGCAAGACGAATGATCATGTCCGGGCGACCCACGCCATCGTGAGAATCAAAGGAGGCTTGCTCAACAAAGTCGACGCGATCAAGTAAGCCAGAGGCTTCGACAAGGCGACGTAATTGCATTTCACCCCAACGTCCACGAGCACCTGAGCGACTCAACACTTCAGCAAGGCGCGAAGCTTCACGGCGAACATCATCTGTTGAGCGCTGCAACACCTGCACCTGGCTTTCCCATGTGGTGGTCAACGTGGTGCGCAGTTCGGTCTGAGCCGCAATATTTGTGCGCTCATGGCGCTCAACTTGGGCAGCCAAAGCCTGGAGGGATTCGGCGACTGGAGTGAGCGCCTCGACGACAGCTGCATCAGCCAGCGCGTCGT
Proteins encoded:
- a CDS encoding DNA recombination protein RmuC gives rise to the protein MATSNLPLESVLLLLAIGALVGASATAVFFLMRRRNDALADAAVVEALTPVAESLQALAAQVERHERTNIAAQTELRTTLTTTWESQVQVLQRSTDDVRREASRLAEVLSRSGARGRWGEMQLRRLVEASGLLDRVDFVEQASFDSHDGVGRPDMIIRLAGDRSVVIDAKVPLAAFLEAEQTTDEASLQLRLQQHAAAVIRHIDALKARDYQRLVPNNAEFVVMFLPSEALLETALQMRPDLLDYAFERNIVPATPTTLFALLRTVSLTWRQEQLAEHAEEIRVLGVELHRRLVTMASHFAKVGNSLDSAVAQYNKAIGSLESRVLVTARQFGELGTGDAELQAPTLLHTTTRPLTAPELIADVS
- a CDS encoding exodeoxyribonuclease VII small subunit; translation: MSKPTDITKLTFEEARDELAGVVANLESGGHTLEASLALWERGELLAAHCQQWLEAAREHIVTAESVSE
- the xseA gene encoding exodeoxyribonuclease VII large subunit produces the protein MALDSSAEHPAPVRTVSRLVGEWVGRLGPIWIDGQVAEFRPRPGARNIYLTLRDPDVDMSLTIVADAALVGSVEPPLAQGQRIVVYAKPEYWTGRGSLQFRAKEIRPVGLGALLEQLERLKHLLTAEGLFSPDRKQTLPFLPRRIGLICGRNSAAMHDVLVNVDDRWPGIPFEVREVAVQGVQAVTAVTDALVELDAIDDVDVIVIARGGGSVEDLLPFSNEALVRAASAARTPIVSAIGHEQDTPLLDLVADLRASTPTDAAKRIVPSWQEQFGIVQAFRHRSTSVLKNRLDRESQSASENLRRIRTRVNHLIEAGLRDLEHLTARVRALSPAATLERGYAIVTNADGEIIRDAATTAPGDFIRVRVAQGAFETQRVDDSTEET
- a CDS encoding 4-hydroxy-3-methylbut-2-enyl diphosphate reductase; its protein translation is MSSTKRVLLAAPRGYCAGVDRAVTTVENALDTYGAPVYVRKEIVHNKYVVKSLENRGAIFVDELDEVPEGANVVFSAHGVSPTVHVEASDRNLNAIDATCPLVTKVHAEARRFAAEGYQIILIGHEGHEEVVGTTGEAPDVITLVQDPKEAAVVNLSADDKLIWLSQTTLSVDETIATVDVLQNRFPNLVSPPSDDICYATQNRQAAVKAIAPKCEVVIVVGSGNSSNSVRLAEVAVEAGAKSSYRVDGADELDESWFTNATTVGLTSGASVPEILVQDVIAWLAERGFGELEEVTTTVEKLVFALPPELRRDMKAQAN